The following coding sequences lie in one Aspergillus puulaauensis MK2 DNA, chromosome 3, nearly complete sequence genomic window:
- a CDS encoding putative membrane bound C2 domain protein (vp115) (COG:S;~EggNog:ENOG410PI2D;~InterPro:IPR037756,IPR017147,IPR037765,IPR035892, IPR037761,IPR037762,IPR000008,IPR031468;~PFAM:PF00168;~TransMembrane:1 (o188-211i);~go_function: GO:0008289 - lipid binding [Evidence IEA];~go_process: GO:0061817 - endoplasmic reticulum-plasma membrane tethering [Evidence IEA]), with translation MAPANTEQKEQQAIDAAESAFQNTQAETNPDKVEQQLVDETRKAGLPAYQFDPDASPEEKAAEAEARVPPGFHHERKSKAVGVVTDKDDGTPSPYSLPPPRSATTLLKEDKTEEAAEQKEGEMDDDRRWARDRTGWTPRFVREDDPEEQDEATLLDHQTFLEGKLDDKFFGDWYHNAGVIVFACLSSWMVAVLGGGLAWIFLVMAACGTYYRTSLRRVRRNFRDDVHREMAKQRLETDTESLEWINSFLVKFWPIYAPVMCDTIINSVDQVLSTSTPAFLDSLRLKTFVLGSKPPRLEHVKTYPKTEVDTVIMDWKFSFTPNDTMDLTARQLKDKINPKVVLEVRVGKGVVSKGLDVIVEDMACSGLMRVKVKLQIPFPHIERVDVCFLGRPELDYVCKPLGGDTLGFDINFIPGLETFIKEQIHANLGPMMYEPNVFPVEIAKMLSGNAVDQAIGVVAVTLHGAVQLKNPDKFAGTPDPYAIVSMNNRNEIGRTKTINDTDSPRWNETIYVIITSFSDTLTISPYDWNEFRKDKELGTATFALDKLEQEPEHESLYLEVLASGRTRGSIHADIRFFPVLEGRKLENGEVEPAPEMNTGIARFTVEQAKDLDGTKSIVGQLNPYGVLLLNGKEIHITNKLKRTNNPIFQNASKEFLVTDRKTAKLGLVIKDDRDLTKDPILGKYQIKMNDMLKMMEKGHQWFHLHGAKSGRAKLVLDWKPVAVGGIAGGAGYLDPIGVMRIHFRDAAGLRNLEKMGKSDPYARVLLSGYMKARTVTFRNNLDPDWDEVVYVPIHSDREKLTLEVMDEESVGSDRSLGSVELSASDYVHENEAGEYDNDDEKQLVSRTLRLGNREKGVLNYTVAFYPTIPVVNPDDEEEDDDQLDVDGETEGSTDLARKSTDSKRKSLHSKTKSVDSKASAKVAETNGNGTADAQTNGRPSLESRPGTARDSETMSVRSIKDVPKTYISVEDLANHQSGFLVFKLHEVNLAHNNVHVEVLMDDYMFPVWSSPKIRTKTATVDDIGDAFVRELDFSKITLRIVDKVNAKGDDSDEHIVAKLTGDTLPTLQRILYTPTELNLRSNDGEVSKVTVSARYIPVTMKLDPTESINNMGTLRVDVLDAADLPSADRNGFSDPYCRFRLEDKEVFKTKVQKKTLHPAWNEFFEAPVKSRIGANFRCDVYDWDFGDKADYLGGVPIDLEMLEPFQNKEVSLTLDGKSGAIRLKLLFKPTYVMRSRQGSSTFSGTFATPGKIVGAPVKGVGFVGGNVIKGASFLGRGIMSKIRRDDHSDDENEQKEVPSAILVDGETPPTGTPTGTPNKSELSHSRSRSGASHYGDRNSIGGKGDTGTATISVLSASGYPPSANVRVFIRATGPKGSKEVLKTKAIKSSSGPVQFDAASETCHMHNTTADVYYHIRVVDHSTFGSDSVLGEGNFLVADQGSAVGQEKTVNVGTGTVVIRSGFSGSGDSLRPGTAYSTAGDNASEVHVADSPDSRKPRRSFLSKRSVSGRE, from the exons ATGGCGCCTGCAAACACCGAACAGAAGGAGCAACAAGCTATCGATGCCGCCGAGTCTGCTTTCCAAAATACACAAGCGGAGACGAACCCGGACAAGGTCGAACAACAGCTGGTCGATGAGACCCGGAAAGCAGGTCTGCCTGCCTACCAATTCGACCCAGATGCATCACCCGAAGAGAAAGCCGCCGAGGCGGAAGCT CGTGTACCCCCAGGCTTCCACCATGAGCGGAAATCGAAGGCAGTAGGCGTAGTTACAGACAAG GACGATGGCACCCCGTCTCCGTATAGTCTTCCTCCCCCGAGGTCCGCAACTACATTACTCAAAGAGGACAAAACCGAGGAGGCAGCAGAGCAAAAGGAGGGAGAAATGGACGACGATAGGCGATGGGCGCGCGACCGAACGGGATGGACTCCACGGTTTGTCCGTGAGGACGATCCGGAAGAACAGGACGAGGCCACTCTGCTGGATCATCAGACATTTTTGGAGGGCAAACTTGACGATAAATTCTTTGGTG ACTGGTATCACAATGCCGGCGTCATCGTGTTTGCCTGCCTCTCCTCGTGGATGGTTGCTGTTTTGGGCGGTGGCCTGGCGTGGATTTTCCTTGTCATGGCCGCATGTGGTACTTACTATCGCACTTCACTGCGGCGAGTTCGACGGAATTTCCGCGATGATGTTCACCGTGAGATGGCAAAGCAACGCCTGGAGACCGATACTGAGAGCTTGGAATGGATCAACAGCTTTCTGGTCAAGTTCTGGCCTATCTATGCGCCGGTCATGTGTGATACTATCATCAATTCCGTTGATCAGGTTTTGAGCACGTCAACTCCGGCATTCCTGGATAGTCTGCGATTGAAGACCTTTGTCTTGGGTAGCAAGCCACCGCGCTTGGAGCATGTCAAGACCTACCCAAAGACGGAGGTTGACACTGTAATCATGGACTGGAAATTCAGTTTCACTCCTAATGATACCATGGATTTGACTGCTCGCCAACTGAAAGACAAGATCAACCCCAAGGTTGTCTTGGAAGTGCGGGTTGGCAAGGGCGTTGTCAGCAAGGGTCTTGACGTGATCGTTGAGGACATGGCCTGCAGTGGCTTGATGAGAGTGAAGGTTAAGCTTCAGATCCCCTTCCCGCACATCGAACGAGTTGATGTCTGCTTCTTGGGACGCCCGGAACTCGACTACGTTTGCAAGCCCCTCGGTGGTGACACCCTCGGTTTTGACATCAACTTCATTCCTGGTCTTGAGACCTTTATCAAGGAACAGATTCATGCCAACCTGGGCCCCATGATGTATGAGCCCAACGTCTTCCCCGTCGAGATTGCTAAGATGCTTTCTGGAAATGCTGTTGATCAGGCaattggtgttgttgctgtcaCTCTCCATGGCGCTGTCCAGCTCAAGAACCCCGACAAGTTCGCTGGTACACCCGACCCGTATGCAATCGTCTCTATGAATAACCGAAATGAGATTGGCCGCACCAAGACTATAAATGATACGGACAGCCCACGATGGAATGAGACTATATACGTTATTATCACATCATTTTCGGATACCTTGACCATCTCTCCATATGACTGGAATGAGTTCAGAAAGGACAAGGAGCTGGGAACCGCAACTTTCGCCTTGGACAAATTGGAACAAGAGCCTGAGCACGAAAGCCTGTACCTTGAAGTCCTAGCCAGCGGTCGAACCCGTGGCTCCATCCATGCGGACATCCGATTTTTCCCTGTTCTGGAGggaaggaagctggagaatGGTGAAGTTGAACCGGCACCAGAGATGAACACGGGTATCGCTCGATTCACTGTTGAACAAGCAAAGGATCTGGACGGCACCAAGAGTATTGTGGGACAGCTTAACCCTTACGGTGTTCTCCTACTGAACGGAAAGGAAATCCACATAACCAATAAGCTCAAGCGAACAAACAACCCCATCTTCCAAAATGCTTCCAAGGAATTTTTGGTCACGGACAGAAAGACCGCTAAGCTTGGTTTAGTTATCAAGGATGACAGAGATCTAACCAAGGATCCTATTCTCGGAAAGTATCAGATCAAGATGAACGACATGCTCAAAATGATGGAGAAAGGCCACCAGTGGTTCCATCTTCATGGTGCCAAGTCTGGGCGTGCCAAATTGGTCTTGGATTGGAAGCCTGTTGCAGTGGGAGGTATTGCGGGAGGCGCCGGCTACCTCGACCCTATTGGTGTCATGCGCATCCACTTCCGGGACGCAGCAGGTCTCCGGAacctggagaagatgggcAAGTCTGACCCTTACGCTCGTGTCTTACTCTCTGGTTACATGAAGGCTCGAACTGTCACCTTCAGGAACAATCTCGACCCCGACTGGGATGAAGTTGTCTATGTCCCGATCCACAGCGATCGTGAGAAGCTGACCCTGGAAGTCATGGATGAAGAGTCTGTTGGCAGTGACAGGTCTCTTGGTTCAGTGGAGCTCTCTGCATCTGATTATGTCCACGAGAATGAAGCTGGCGAATACGACAACGACGATGAGAAGCAGCTCGTGTCTCGGACGCTTCGCCTCGGCAACCGTGAAAAGGGGGTTCTGAACTATACCGTCGCTTTCTACCCGACCATTCCTGTTGTCAACcctgacgacgaagaagaagacgacgaccaaCTAGATGTCGATGGCGAAACTGAAGGATCCACTGAcctggcgaggaagagtaCTGACTCTAAGCGCAAGAGCCTCCATTCCAAGACCAAAAGTGTGGACTCCAAGGCTTCTGCCAAGGTAGCAGAGACGAACGGCAATGGCACCGCAGACGCGCAGACAAACGGTCGCCCGAGCCTTGAGTCGCGACCCGGTACCGCAAGAGACTCCGAGACCATGTCAGTCAGATCCATCAAGGATGTGCCGAAAACATACATATCCGTGGAAGATCTTGCGAACCACC AATCCGGTTTCCTTGTGTTCAAGCTTCATGAGGTCAATCTCGCACATAACAATGTGCACGTGGAAGTCCTAATGGACGACTATATGTTCCCAGTGTGGTCGTCACCCAAGATTCGTACAAAGACTGCTACTGTGGATGACA TCGGTGATGCATTCGTGCGAGAACTCGATTTCTCGAAAATTACCCTTAGAATCGTGGACAAGGTCAATGCGAAGGGTGACGATAGTGATGAACACATCGTGGCTAAACTAACAGGCGACACCCTTCCCACCCTTCAGCGCATCCTGTACACGCCAACCGAACTCAATCTACGATCTAACGATGGGGAGGTGAGCAAGGTTACTGTCAGTGCGCGATACATCCCTGTTACCATGAAACTTGACCCTACGGAAAGTATCAACAACATGGGTACCCTCCGCGTGGATGTCTTGGATGCTGCGGATCTTCCATCTGCGGACCGAAACGGATTCAGTGACCCATACTGCAGATTCCGCCTGGAAGATAAAGAAGTTTTCAAGACTAAAGTGCAGAAGAAGACTCTTCACCCTGCATGGAACGAGTTCTTCGAGGCTCCTGTCAAGTCTCGAATCGGTGCTAATTTCCGTTGCGATGTCTATGACTGGGATTTCGGCGACAAGGCGGACTACCTCGGTGGAGTTCCGATCGACTTGGAGATGTTGGAGCCTTTCCAGAACAAGGAAGTTTCTCTGACTCTTGACGGGAAGTCGGGGGCCATCCGACTGAAGCTCCTCTTCAAACCTACCTATGTCATGCGTTCTCGCCAGGGATCGTCAACCTTCTCTGGTACCTTTGCTACACCCGGAAAGATCGTTGGTGCCCCCGTCAAGGGAGTCGGATTTGTTGGCGGTAATGTGATCAAGGGCGCTTCCTTCTTGGGACGTGGAATTATGTCGAAGATCCGAAGAGATGACCATAGCGACGATGAGAACGAACAGAAGGAAGTCCCGTCGGCCATCCTagtggatggagagacaCCACCTACCGGGACACCTACCGGGACGCCCAACAAGAGCGAGCTTAGCCATTCCCGATCCCGAAGTGGCGCCTCCCATTACGGCGATCGAAACAGTATCGGCGGGAAGGGAGATACCGGAACTGCCACCATCTCGGTTTTATCTGCGAGCGGATATCCTCCATCGGCTAATGTTCGGGTGTTCATCCGCGCAACCGGACCGAAAGGCAGCAAGGAAGTGCTCAAGACTAAAGCTAtcaagagcagcagcggaCCCGTACAGTTTGACGCCGCGAGTGAGACTTGCCACATGCACAACACGACAGCGGATGTGTATTACCATATCAGGGTAGTTGACCATTCAACTTTCGGCTCTGACAGCGTGTTGGGAGAGGGCAACTTCCTTGTCGCCGACCAGGGATCCGCTGTTGGACAAGAGAAAACGGTGAATGTTGGCACTGGAACTGTTGTGATTCGAAGCGGCTTTTCGGGTTCCGGAGACAGTCTCCGCCCTGGGACAGCGTATTCGACTGCAGGCGACAATGCATCGGAGGTTCATGTGGCGGACAGCCCCGACTCGAGGAAGCCCCGGCGGAGCTTTCTGAGCAAACGCAGTGTCAGCGGGCGCGAGTAG